A window from Dermacentor albipictus isolate Rhodes 1998 colony chromosome 10, USDA_Dalb.pri_finalv2, whole genome shotgun sequence encodes these proteins:
- the LOC135904226 gene encoding glutamate receptor U1-like, with the protein MTVVRDGTRQVYGITGSLFGNITASLNISYELLDTVDAYWGNLMDDGNFTGALGMLQRNEADVAVGPFSLKVDYLRYLYAAEAHVYVDVPILSGLSRPYLPGAFSSTDSFEPKTMTLLFACMLVLVILSPWALRTTRMKWTTKMYKLFWVYAESLFLKSTSTRHLNSTASRILFASWMIGTFIIGQYLTGQVKAALLIRSPAPRIDTLEQMLERRPPIRPVTLTATPLMNMLKLSGLESYRALHDRIMRMRTEVPITDIYSQRTLSQVVAGDAIIIMDATGNRVYVAPHCEALQPAYFHMSSQRLETADFRWYMNKRLDPKLIAAMDRRIRWLLEGAVPFMHHHEIFRKPATCFLDQLAGSGSEAAAGRYEVLNLVDVQAAFLILLCSLAFSVAVFVVELLLHFWKPS; encoded by the exons ATGACAGTAGTGCGAGATGGAACGAGACAAGTGTACGGGATTACAGGCTCCCTCTTCGGAAACATTACGGCATCGCTGAACATCAG CTACGAACTTCTGGACACCGTGGATGCCTACTGGGGAAACTTAATGGATGACGGCAACTTTACTGGTGCCCTTGGGATGCTGCAACGCAAC GAGGCCGACGTCGCTGTGGGGCCATTCTCACTCAAGGTGGACTACCTGCGCTATTTGTACGCCGCCGAAGCGCACGTCTATGTTGATGTGCCTATCTTATCGGGACTGAGCAGACCTTATCTGCCAGGCGCATTTTCATCTACTGACTCCTTTGAGCCTAAA ACGATGACGTTGCTGTTCGCGTGTATGCTGGTATTGGTGATCCTGTCACCCTGGGCGCTGCGCACTACACGTATGAAATGGACGACAAAAATGTACAAGCTCTTCTGGGTGTACGCTGAGTCACTGTTCTTGAAAT CGACAAGCACCCGGCACCTAAACTCCACTGCCTCTCGAATCCTGTTCGCATCCTGGATGATTGGCACATTCATCATCGGCCAGTACCTCACTGGTCAG GTGAAGGCGGCGTTGCTAATCCGTTCTCCAGCTCCCCGCATCGACACTCTTGAGCAGATGTTGGAAAGGCGACCACCGATACGGCCGGTGACACTCACAGCAACTCCACTCATGAACATGCTGAAG CTTTCAGGCTTGGAATCCTACCGTGCGCTGCACGACCGCATCATGCGAATGCGCACTGAGGTACCTATCACCGACATCTACTCTCAGCGCACACTGAGTCAGGTTGTGGCTGGCGACGCGATCATTATCATGGATGCCACGGGCAACCGGGTGTACGTGGCGCCTCACTGCGAAGCGCTGCAGCCAGCCTACTTCCACATGTCATCGCAACGTCTCGAAACGGCAGACTTCCGCTGGTACATGAACAAGCGCCTGGATCCCAAGCTGATAGCCGCTATGGACCGCAG GATCCGCTGGCTTCTGGAAGGTGCGGTGCCATTCATGCATCACCACGAGATATTTCGCAAGCCGGCCACCTGCTTCCTCGACCAACTAGCAGGCAGTGGTAGCGAAGCAGCTGCCGGGCGTTACGAGGTGTTGAACCTGGTGGACGTGCAAGCGGCCTTTCTGATTCTCCTATGCTCCCTTGCATTTAGCGTGGCCGTATTCGTCGTGGAACTGTTGCTTCATTTTTGGAAGCCTTCTTAG